TTTCCTTTGTTATTTCAGTGGCTGTGGCCGTGTTGCTGCTTGGCGCGGTTGCCACTGATTCAATTTCTGATTTAACGGTACCTTCATTGTCATCTTCTGTGTCGGTAACAGCTGATTCAACAGTATCGGTTTTATTACCCTTATCATCTTTGACATCGGCATGTTCCTTTGCAGTCCCAGAAGATGTCGCCGTGTTATCACGTGGCGCGATGGCTGTTAAATCTATTTCGGACTTTACACCACTGTTTTTGGCCATAGTCGGGGCGATATTCGTTTCAGCAGAATCAGATTTACTGCCTTTATCATTTTCGGCTTTGCTATCTTCCATGGCTGCTTCAACAGCTTTGTCGTTACTTTGCGAACTTGCAGCTGGATCGATTTCTGGCTTAACGGCACTATTTTTGTCAGTCGTTACATCAGTGATAGCCGGTTGGGTGTTGGCGGATTGATGACCTTCTTTTTCAGCAATTTTATCGTTTTCTATGGCCGCTTCAACAGCTTTGTCGTTACTTTGCAAACTTGCGGCTGGATCGGATTTAGGTTGAATAGCACTATCTTTGCTTGTCGTGAGGTTTGTGGCAGTTGGTTCGTCGTCATCAGTTTTATTGCCTTTGTCCTCATTGACTGTGGTTTCTGTTGCGGTCTCAACTACTTGACTGTCAGGTAGTGAGGTCGCTGTTGGATCAACTTCCGACTTAGTGGGGCTCTCTTTGTCCATCGTCGGATCAGTGTCAGTAGGGGCAGTGGTTCCTGGTGTGTTGTCTTTGGTGTTTGTTGCTTCAGTGGCTTCGGCGTCAGAATCAACGCCCTTAGCGTGATTCGGCATCGTTGTGGTTGCATTAGGACTGTTATCAACTGGATTTTCATCAACAGCTGTTGTTACTGATGCTGGTGTGTTTGTTGCCGTGTCATCGTTTCCGTCACTTTGAGCTTCCTTTGATGTATCTATTTCGACAACGGGGTTACTTGTTTCAACCTTGCTGTCTTCCGGATTGACCATCGTTGGTTCGGTGCTTGGCGTCACCTCAGTTTTTTCATCGCTGGATGATGTTGTGATCGGTGCTTCACCTGCATTATTCTTGGGTGTTTGATCTTCTTGTTCAGGAGTAATTTCTAGTTCATCCAAGGATTCTTCCTTGAAAAGTTTTGGTGTCTTAGTGACGTTGAACGTTTTCGTTACCGTGTTGCCAACTTGATCAACTGCCTGTAGGGTAATGATATTGAGGCCATCGGTTAATTGATAGGTTTCGTCAAACGATGCTGCACCATATGGGTTGTACCCGTTTGTAAGTTGATTCGGCGCGGCCGAAGATTGATGTGCATTAAAACCCGCCAGATTTTGCTGCGTGAAGATGTTGTTACCATTGCTATACAAACGATAGCCGCCGATATTGTCAGTCACACTCCCCTTAATTGAAAAAGTGTCAGCGTCCGTGGTGACAAGGTAGGTTCCATCATCGTCAATTTTCATCGAATCAGCATCTGAAAGCTCCAGTGTCGGCAAGGTTGTATCCATATAAAGCAACAGGAAGCCGCCATTGGTCTTCTCTTTACCGTCTTTATCGAGAGTTGTGAGGACATAGCCAATATTCCGCTCCTCAGTCGGGTTGCATGGCATGGTCATACTGAAGGAACCATCTGCTGCAAACGTCACTTCATTTTGAGGATCATTTTGTCTCGGGGTGACAAAAATGCGTAACTTACTGTTTTTCGGATCAGATACCTTGCCACGAAGCGTGAGGGTCTTAAGCTTGGCGTCATAGAAAGTGCTGGCGCTGTCAATGCCTACCAATGTTCGTTTGTTGTTGTTCAGGTCAAGGAAAGCAATGCCGTTGATGAACTTTCCCTTTGTGGTGATTGGTTTTGAATAGTCGGCACCCGAAATCACCTTGGCACGGCCCATCACGGTAGCTTCGTCATCAAACGGGTCGGTTTTAGTCTTTTCGTTAGAGTATCCAGTGTATTTTTTGGAAGTGAAGATGACGAACTCAGCAATACTAGGTGATTGAATGAAATCACCAAACCCATCTCGGGCTAATGCAGTGATGCTAAGGCGGGCATAAGGATACCCAGTCGCATCAACTTTAAAAGTGACTGTCCCGGTCGTTTTATCAAGATTTCCTAAATAATCGCGTCCACTTTTACTGTCAGTCGCGGTGACGATAAAATCTTGTCCCGCGGGCACCATCGCTTGAACCGTATAGATGCTGTCTTTGGTTGCCGCTTGGTAGAGGCCATCTGGTCGGATGATGTTATCAGTGCCAATTGGAAGCGACCAGCGTACTTGCGGCCAAATGAATGGCGGATCAACTTCCTTATTTTCACCATTGATTGCTTGAATGGAAGCTTCAGAACGATTACCTGCGAGGTCTGTGATGGTCAGCATGAGCTTGCCATCTCCTTTTTTCAGAAGGACAAGCTGTTCATCGCTGAGCTGATAACTTACCGTTCCTGAGGTTGATTGATTGTCGTGATTTAAAGGAACACCATAGGTTGCGGAACCAATGGTGAGTTTGGCTTGACTATACGCGGTGAAACCCACGCCTTGGTCGCTATAGTCAGCCGTTAGCTTGCCGTCTGAGTAAGCCAAATTGGACAGCGTTGGTTTAATCGTATCGACGGCCACTGGTAAGCTCATGGTTTGCATGTTATTTTCGCCTGGTGTATAGGTCATACCGATCAGACGATAGGTGTAAATACCATCCTTTGCAGGCACCATTTTACCGGTGGTTTGATCATAGACTTGACCGTCCCATTTGAGCTTATCAGGATTCAGAAACATTGAGATTGATTTGGCAAGATCAGCATTGGTAGTGCTGCCGACCTCAAGGAAAGACTTGGTGGTGTCAGTTTCTTGATCAATGACCCGCATTACTTTGTCATCTTGATCTAAAATCTGTGCAATCACTTGTTTAAGATTTTGCTTGGTGAAGACATAGGGGGTGATGGTGTCAGAAATGCCATCGCCATTTGGTGAAAAAGCGACTTTGGTGTTCTGAACTTTGGCCCCAATCGTTTGCCAAGTGAAACCATTCGTCGGGTTATTGACTAGCTCGCTCAGCGATGTTGGATCGGTAATGCCTAATGGATTGTGGTTGTTATCGACAAGGTAGCCACCTTTAAAGATACTGCCTTCTTCGTTTGCGGGCTTGTCGAACACGGCCTCATCATTGGTGGAACCGTAATATCCCATGTAAGGAACCGAAATGGATTGACGGTCATCGGCGGCTTTGAATTTGATAAAGCCTTCTACCACTTGATTTAATTTAACCGTGTCATCAAGCGAAAGGGTAAAGGTGATCTTTTTGGATGCCCCGGCATCAAGCGTGAAAGTTGGCGTAGCAGTTGTGAGGGTGGCACCAGGCAATGTGCGATCATGAACGGTTTTGTTGTTGGCGGTGTCAATCACTTCGGTAGCAGGTTGGCCAAGATCAAGCGTGTACGTTTGCTGATCGGTACCGCGATTTTCCAACGTAATGACGAATGATTTGCTACCGGTGAATTGTTGTAATGAAACAGAACCGGCATCATCGGTGCCTTCTGCACTGACCGTCAAATTTGCAGCTTTCGCAACATCGATTTGACCTGCACCTTGACGTCGAGGAGAGATGATTTGTCCAGGGTAATTGATATCGAGTATTGGGTTAGCGGCATTCATCAAGGCTAGTTTCACTGCCTTTACGAGTTGCGCACCAGTTAAGTTTGTACTGCGTTTCAGATTTTGCATCACCAGTAAGCTGGCACCGGTAACATAGGCATTTGCCTGTGAAGTGCCGCTCACTTTTCCAAGTCCATCATTCAGTAAGGTAGAGGCAACTTTTTCACCAGGTGCTGTGATATCGGGTTTTAATTTGTAGGATGCTGTTGGTCCCCATGAAGAAGCGGATATCAAAGCGGCCTTAGGATCCAGAACATCGTTTCCGGCAGCAACCGCCATAGCTGATGGCGTTGCGCTAGGTGTAGTCAAAGTTGAAGCATTGGCAGGGTGATAACTGGTTGTGATTCCATTTGAAGCGGACTTGTCGTAAATACCACCGGCGTGACCATTATTGCCGGTAGCTACTGTCACAAAAACACCATGATCGGTTGCAAATTTAATGGCTGCCTGTCCTTCAGCGGTAGGATCATCAACATCGACGCCCATGCCAAAGGAGATATTGATGGCATTCGCACCTAAGTCCACTGCATCATAGATGGCCCGCGCGGCATTATTGAGTGAGTCAGAACTGGACTTGCCTAGTATTTTCATACTGAGAAGTTGGGCTTCCGGCGCAATTCCAGTTACATATTTCTTTGAATCACTAGGTTGACCATTAGCAGCGATGATACCAGCGAGATGTTGACCGTGATTACTCGTGTCAAATTTTAGATTTTCGTTGACGTTATTGGTGTAATCGTAAAAGAATGGGATCTTTTCATTGACATAATCGCCATAGCCATGACTTGCAGTGAATGCTTTGACTTGATCCTCTGAAAGTGCAGCCGTTTTGGCATCGCTGAGTCGAAAGTCTGGATGTGGCTCAACACCTTGATCAATAACGGCTGCCACCATGCCTTGACCCTTGATATTTTGATCCCAGAGCGGTTGAACATTGCCTTTAGTTAGACTGGCTTTGTTTTCTGGGTTGGATGTTGGGGCTGGTTTTGCAATTGGAGCTGGTTTTGCTGGGGCTGCTGGCGCCTTTTGTGCGGGCTGGCTAACTGTTTTTTGAGCAGTTTTGGTATTGGTTGTTGTCGGGGTGGAGGGGGTGACCGATGTCGTTTGAGTAGGTTGTTTTGCCTTAGCTGATGCTTCTGGTTTAGCCTGTGACGCTACTGGTGCTGGTGTAGCAGGTTTCGCAGTGGCTGTAGGCGCGGAACTTGCATCTGTTGTTGTTGGGGTGTCGGCTGAGGACGTTACTTGTCCAGTGGTCGTGGATGCTGGCTTGCTGACGGGTGAGTCAGCCGATGCCGCGTCTGGCGCTGCTTGATTAGATTTTGTTTGGGTTGTCGTTGGTGGGGTAGTGGCATCAGCAGAAACACCTTGAGCAGGTTGCATCATCAGAAAACTCGCTGCACCAAAAGTCACGATGGCACTGTAGACCCAGTGTCGCCCTGACTTATACATTTTGTAGCGGCGCTTTTCCTGTGAAAATGGCTTGACTCTGTTCATTTTTATTTCCTCCAATGGTATTTAAAGCAGTCGTTTGTAACCGGCGCCATCAGCGATATGTGTGTCAATAAGTGATCCATTGAATCCTTGTTTGTAATTTAACCCGTTATAAAACTAATGTCAATCATAAGGCGTAGAAAATTAACCCGGTTTAACGTTTTATTTAGTTATTACTGTAGGAGGTGAATAATTAAACAATTATAAAAATATTCAGATGGGTGTTTAACGAAATGGCTAGATTTATTTAACGATGGATAATCATAAAATAAACGAATCAACTAAATTATTTGTGTGATATAGATGGATACCATATGCGTATCACGATGAACAGACGCTTGCTTTATTACAGGCGTTGCGCGAACTTTAAAAACTTTCAATCAGACAGAATAAAAATCAATGCCTTCAATCAAAAATTGGGTTCAATATCAGGTTCACTGTTACGAAAAAATGCTAAGTGCTGTTTCCAGCAATTAGCATTTTCTCTTGGCTGAGGTTGAAGGAATACTGAACACAATAGTTTTTGTGAACGGCTTTCCCTTGTTTAAGAATTGACCTTGTTTTTCTCGCGTTTCTTCTTATCAGTGACAACTATCCCTAGCGTTGTCATCAGGCTGATGATGACCCCTAGAATTTGCAAGGCATTACGATGCGAATTCGCCATTTGTGGCAACTTGGAGCTGACACCGGATTGAGCGTCGTTTCTGGTACTCATGGCAGGTGTTGGGGCTGCGTTGATTTTGGTGGCTAGGTCATTGTCAGTGGTAGCATTTGGTACAGTGATCTTTGGAGCATCCTTGTCGCCACCATTAGCGGTTGATTCAAAGGAATCCTTTCGCTCGGTTTTGATGGCAGCGTGCGCACTGACTTCCTTTTCATTATTTTTGTCGTCTTTAAATGCTATCTTAGCTTTTGGGTCAGTGGTCAGTTCTGTAATTGCCGATTTAATGCCCTCTTTACTAGGCATTTTTTTCTTCCCATTTTCTGTTAAAACAAAAGCGAAGGCAACTCCAATGTCGATCTTCTCGTTTGCGGTTGCCGTTAGAACGGTATGACTGGCGTTAACTTTGTCGCTTGAGTCTGTGTCGGCTACTGAATCATGAGCTTCATGAATGACCGCTTGCGAAGAAGTCTCAGGTTTAGCAGCTTTTTCTTCGTTGATATCGCTGCTATCTTGAGGTGCTTTGTCATTGAGAACCGCTGT
This genomic window from Lacticaseibacillus paracasei subsp. paracasei contains:
- a CDS encoding S8 family serine peptidase gives rise to the protein MNRVKPFSQEKRRYKMYKSGRHWVYSAIVTFGAASFLMMQPAQGVSADATTPPTTTQTKSNQAAPDAASADSPVSKPASTTTGQVTSSADTPTTTDASSAPTATAKPATPAPVASQAKPEASAKAKQPTQTTSVTPSTPTTTNTKTAQKTVSQPAQKAPAAPAKPAPIAKPAPTSNPENKASLTKGNVQPLWDQNIKGQGMVAAVIDQGVEPHPDFRLSDAKTAALSEDQVKAFTASHGYGDYVNEKIPFFYDYTNNVNENLKFDTSNHGQHLAGIIAANGQPSDSKKYVTGIAPEAQLLSMKILGKSSSDSLNNAARAIYDAVDLGANAINISFGMGVDVDDPTAEGQAAIKFATDHGVFVTVATGNNGHAGGIYDKSASNGITTSYHPANASTLTTPSATPSAMAVAAGNDVLDPKAALISASSWGPTASYKLKPDITAPGEKVASTLLNDGLGKVSGTSQANAYVTGASLLVMQNLKRSTNLTGAQLVKAVKLALMNAANPILDINYPGQIISPRRQGAGQIDVAKAANLTVSAEGTDDAGSVSLQQFTGSKSFVITLENRGTDQQTYTLDLGQPATEVIDTANNKTVHDRTLPGATLTTATPTFTLDAGASKKITFTLSLDDTVKLNQVVEGFIKFKAADDRQSISVPYMGYYGSTNDEAVFDKPANEEGSIFKGGYLVDNNHNPLGITDPTSLSELVNNPTNGFTWQTIGAKVQNTKVAFSPNGDGISDTITPYVFTKQNLKQVIAQILDQDDKVMRVIDQETDTTKSFLEVGSTTNADLAKSISMFLNPDKLKWDGQVYDQTTGKMVPAKDGIYTYRLIGMTYTPGENNMQTMSLPVAVDTIKPTLSNLAYSDGKLTADYSDQGVGFTAYSQAKLTIGSATYGVPLNHDNQSTSGTVSYQLSDEQLVLLKKGDGKLMLTITDLAGNRSEASIQAINGENKEVDPPFIWPQVRWSLPIGTDNIIRPDGLYQAATKDSIYTVQAMVPAGQDFIVTATDSKSGRDYLGNLDKTTGTVTFKVDATGYPYARLSITALARDGFGDFIQSPSIAEFVIFTSKKYTGYSNEKTKTDPFDDEATVMGRAKVISGADYSKPITTKGKFINGIAFLDLNNNKRTLVGIDSASTFYDAKLKTLTLRGKVSDPKNSKLRIFVTPRQNDPQNEVTFAADGSFSMTMPCNPTEERNIGYVLTTLDKDGKEKTNGGFLLLYMDTTLPTLELSDADSMKIDDDGTYLVTTDADTFSIKGSVTDNIGGYRLYSNGNNIFTQQNLAGFNAHQSSAAPNQLTNGYNPYGAASFDETYQLTDGLNIITLQAVDQVGNTVTKTFNVTKTPKLFKEESLDELEITPEQEDQTPKNNAGEAPITTSSSDEKTEVTPSTEPTMVNPEDSKVETSNPVVEIDTSKEAQSDGNDDTATNTPASVTTAVDENPVDNSPNATTTMPNHAKGVDSDAEATEATNTKDNTPGTTAPTDTDPTMDKESPTKSEVDPTATSLPDSQVVETATETTVNEDKGNKTDDDEPTATNLTTSKDSAIQPKSDPAASLQSNDKAVEAAIENDKIAEKEGHQSANTQPAITDVTTDKNSAVKPEIDPAASSQSNDKAVEAAMEDSKAENDKGSKSDSAETNIAPTMAKNSGVKSEIDLTAIAPRDNTATSSGTAKEHADVKDDKGNKTDTVESAVTDTEDDNEGTVKSEIESVATAPSSNTATATEITKENTPTEDEKDNQVNVVETTVTHPKPSKDRATKSEIESEAAAPSKTEVGETVAEDAKGEHDKSNKSDDVEPTVSDPKTDEDRAIKSESDTSAITPNEDNIDETTVEEAKAEDNREAAAGTTATVAADPKASEDNSVKSEMDATTIASIDNKAIETVTETIGVEKVESHKSTDTESPVTDPAIDKDRAVNSNITPATASPTADKAPEATTESVDVENTESHHPDIAETSVSDSQAGKDSAAESKIDPKATPSSDNTTTGSPVETLTTGSEQNSQIDTSKTTVTPATDDKKFSSETIAPAKTSDDTAEFGTATTTSGQNTLTKTEVESSNHATNHPNTTDSSTDATLQPDEPTISIEATKPTSSTEDNPVQPNVDQKVIDQKSDKDNQDNPTAIEKNPKSKVTDDEETISKTRQKDPKSNIVEKEDDTILIVQKGLKAKTVKDAESASPLDQKTSALKQKESKEKTLAKSVHSTKAAAKALPPMGMQNSHWLQALGIALLGMVFALSIGLMSKKKHKKN